In Podarcis muralis chromosome 7, rPodMur119.hap1.1, whole genome shotgun sequence, the genomic stretch GTTGGGCTGTACTGGTCATGCTATCATGAATACCTGTGACCCATCCTGCAGACTTGATTCAGGGATTACGGAGACAATATGTCCCTAAAGCACTCTCAAGCTACACAGATCTTAACTATTATCCTGTGAAACTCTAAGATCAGTAGTAAATGCACTGGAAATACTACCTCCTATTCCAATCAGTTCAATTGAATACAACAGTTTGCATAGCAGATGTCTGTGGCTTGGAAAACAGTTACAAGGACAGAGTGAAGAAAAATGGGTGCTGTTCCCCTTTAAGGCTAGTCATTTTAAATGTCACAGGTAGTAATTTATACCAATCCACTAGAAACACCAGTCATTAGCAATCTTAAGTATTGGCACCCATAAATCCATCCCCAATGAAGTGTTTTTACATCATTGCATTTACCTTTCCAACCCAGGATATTGCGGGCAAATTCCACAACTGCtagctgcattcccaagcaaacTCCTGCAGAAAAAGACAGCACAAGCACTCTCTTCAAGTCCCCAATAACTCTGCCTTAGCAACCACTATTTGCATCAGGGGCCACATAAGCACAAAGATGACAAAAATGTTATAATGATGGGGGGGCGCTGTACAGGGCATGCTGATCTCTGCTTGTATGTCCCCCAAGCAAGCTCAAAGTCATGAAGAAAACAGCTATTGATCAGTGTAAACCAGAAACTCCTCTTGCCAGTTGCCTCTTACATTTGACAGGCTGCACAGCAACTCAATTACCTGATCCTGAGGTATTGAGTGGATTATTGCCTAATAGTTAAAACCTCTACCtggtgtgtaataataataaaaaatcatctCTCACCTAAGAAgggttttttctgttttcttgccCAAGAAATAGCTTGGATCTTCCCTTCCGTTCCTCGAACACCAAACCCTCCTGGAACCAAGATTCCACtgcataaaaggggggggggagaaatccatTCAGTGACACCTGAAAGACTGTtacactttcatagaatcatagaattgtagagttggaagggacatgaagggccatctagtccaacccctgcaatgcaggaaggtgAACAATCTGCATTCCACAaagcttttcattattattttaaacttcaaacgTCTACACAGAAACAGAACAGAGTGACTCAAAAATGCAAATTACACCACCAGGGTATACAAATACATTCCTTTCGGGTCCTATGTCCAGTACATCTGCCAACGATCTATAGAACATGTCCATTTTTCAGCATATTAACTTTCTAACGGCTACCATTCTTCCTATATATGACATTCACTAATTTGTCCATTTCTTTCATGCATTTCATTAATCACTCTCAAGGGGCGGGAGTTTCAGAAGTTCAGTGAACACTCTTGGATCTTTTCCAAATAACTGCAAAGCAACAGCAGAAAGGCATGCTTAAAGTAAAGTATATTGTGCAGGGTTGCCTGCTGCATCTGACCTTCAAAATCTCTTTGCTACTTAGCAGACATGCAGGTTTCCAGACAAAAGTCTCCACCAAATGTGTAgttcccctcaaatgttttacatTTATAGCTGTTGTTTAATTAGAGTAATCCTGGTGAAGCCAGGCAACTGAAGCATATAAAAGGGGACTGGCTTCAAAGGCTGAACACCATGGCTGTTTTGCTCCTCATCTCCAAAAGAGACTATTCAGAATGATTAAGGTGCTCTGCAGTATCAATCTATGTATGACATGGGTCAGAGATGCAAGTAGACGTTCCTTCCAAGGAAGTGCAAACCTTCAACCGCTGCCTGCAGTATCCTTGGAAATTTGGAGGGCACGACTAAAATGCAATATACACTACTTCTGATCATGTATACATGGGATAGAATTGTATACATATATTTGGTTTATGCCCCACTCTatctttttgtggttttattgtacTATATTGCCTTTGTTTTGTATCTTTATACATAAAcgctcaataaaaatatttattggggGGAAAGGATGAATTCACAGCTAAAAAGTGAATCTCATTAATATACTCTGTTCCAGAATCCTGCCACCACCATcaaagaattatagagttgaaaggtaccatgaggatcatctagtccaatcccgtgcagtgcaggaatctatGACCCAACATaggtctcgaacccacaaccctgagattaagagtctcatgctctaccaaatgagctatTCTTCAGAGttatcaactggtattcagtggcaaATTGCCTCTGAGTATGCAGGATCTATGTAACAATTGCAATCAACTGCTATTGAAAGACCACTGGTTATTAATATATAACTAGACTCTTATTTGTGGCAGTATGATTTCTTGCCATTGAGTAACAGGATATGTGGCACGTTGGGTTTTGTGCAACTACGTTCTGCCCTGAACAGACCTACTGatattaatgaacctaagttaaccTCATCCATCCATTTCCACGACTCCACTGTCTACTTGGCtcgtaagataaaaaggaaaacGGCCACTCTAACTCTATATAAACAGGCCCAGCCAGACTAGACTACTGAGCCAACCAGGGAACAATAAAAGAAGCCTAGAATGGTGCCAGTAGGAGTCACTGCGTCTCAAGGAGGAAAGCAAGGTTATGTATGCCTTACTCAGCACTGCAGAGTTTCTGCCAGGCCTCATGGTATCGAACTGGTTCTTCTTGGAGAGTAGCTGGTTCCAAGTCAGCAGAATCAATGTACTAGGaagaaatccatttttaaaaaacgtgaGATTAAAGCAgaatcagaggtaccacttttTTAGCTCACTAGAGCAAAAAGCTTTTCTCCTCCCTCACTGCTGGTATTATTATTGTACAACCAGATCAAACACTATCTGAAGAGATTGACAcatatttctttttgtttccccAAAACTACGTATGACACAACTGTTCCAATTATTGAAGCACGGAATTTTTGCACCCATCAAAAAATACAGGTCTTGTATTGTAAAACAGATGTTATTTTTGATGGTCAATTTATTGTTCTGTTCACAAATCTTTACCATTTGGAGCCAAAAGGGCTTCTACCACCCCTCTCCAATATCCTTGGCGCTCTAGAATTGGAGGGCCAGTCTCCAAGTGCAGAGACTGCCTCTGGGTATAGTAAGAAATGCAAGAGAGAAGGATGGGTGGGATGCAAACAATCTTTTCTGAAACAATCCGATAATCCAACAGTTTGTGAAGGAAGACATCCACATAGGCTGAAACAGTTTAAGAGCCTTCCATTTGGTGGAGGGCTTCTGCCATCATGACAACTGTTGTCTTCTGTCTGCTCTGAAGCTCCAAAGATGGAGGTTTCAAGGTGTCACATTACATACATGAGCTCTTCCAAGAGGGTTTTGAATTCCTGTAGCAGCAAACTGTAGCCCTCCAGACATTCTGGACCTCAAATTCCATCATCCTTCACTATtgtccatgctgactgaggctgatgagagatgTAGCCCAGAacctctgaagggcaccaggctgcCTACCCTTCCCCTGTAGTTTCTAGATCTGAATTGCTGTTTAAAGTAAAGAAAACCTATATTCTGCTTAGTGACCTTCCTATCCACTTTTGTGGGGGGCAAGGGAAGAATGGATTGCCTCTTTCCCCATTCATGTATTTTATATGGCAAGCTTCCCAAAATCTTTTGTCCCCTGGAAAGGAAGAGTACCCAGTTGGGGATTCGAAACAGAATCACCATTATGCTTCTATACCACCAATTATGTCCAATGGCTATGCAAGTAGCAGCAGGTTAGTAAGCTTTTTTATCCTCAGTGCTGCTTGAATGTAACATTAAATGGATTGTGTTTTTTCTAAATACAGTAGTTTTTTGTGCAAGAGTATTTATGGGCTGGAAATATTGGCACCTTGGCTGCTGCTGAAGCACCATTCTCAAAACAGGAAAGTACATCCTGTTTATTGCTGCCCTTTGCTTTAAACATGAATCCAGAGGAGACAGCGATTCTGCTGGGGCTAGTGGAAAAGCATACCTTGATCTCAAGCTTGTGATTGATAGCCAGGGCAGAATGTTCCAAAGCTTTGATGACAGAAGCATAGGAATCTGAAAACTTTGTGTATTTGCCAACAAGAGCAATAGAGCAGGTCTCCAATAAGCGATCATATCTgtgtgaacaaaacaaaaaagcacaacACTATATCTTCTATCTTTAACCTTTAAAAGCGCAGACTATATACTTTTAGCTAAAATAATTAGTTAAAAGATCAGACCTGCATGATCAAGCAGCCTCTCGCTTTGGCAGCACATATGCAATATTGTATATGTTTAGAGCCCGGGCATACAAAGCCAAATGTTGAATGAATAATATGATTCAGCATGAGAATTCTCAGGTCTGGTCTATATATGCATATAAGATGGTAGATCCCTGAGGTTATAAAATTGATTCTACCACTACAGAATGAAGATATGGGGATAAGAGGGGGTTTTTAGGCTTCTCGACATGAAGGCATGTCTACTGAGAAACAAGGCATTGGGCTCAATGGGGCATACTCCCAGCTTAgtggtataggattgtagccttaattaAGTTTAAATCTTTCCCTTAATTCCCTTtactgcaggtttttaagcaaaggttggatgggcatctgtcatggatgttttagttgagattcctccattgcagggggttggactagatgaccagtggtgccccttccagctctatgattctaagtactcATCCACATATTATAGCTGCTTCAGTCCAGTTAAGATAAAACTATAAAGGTTAACACAGGAAATTTGCCAAGTTCTAACTTACTGTACCTGTAAAAAGATTTATCTACAGTTTTTCTGTAGGTGAATAGTTAGGAAGAAAATCTATTCTTGCCAAAATACTCTGGAGCTCAGGAGGGCTAAGGAAACAAGCTCTCCTCCTAGCCGCTCCTCTGCTAACACAGTCAGTCAGAATAGCACAGTTGCTTCCTACAAGCGAGCTCACCTGTCAGCCATCTCCTTCCATTTCATGAGCATTCTCCTAGGCTGCTTTTCAATGGGAAGGTCAAGCCGGTGTCGGAAATAATCAACCACCCCTTGCTCCTCTAGTAAAAGAGGTACCCGATAGATGGAAGAGACATCATGAACACAAATTACCTGTTCAATAAGAGAAAGAATACTCACTGTCACATTTATGATGTGCATAATACACAGCTCTAGTACCTGGgagaattattattaatttttttttggggggggggggggactttatatGCTGTATATGCAAAGGGAAGATTTTTCTACATGCACAGACCAGATCTATgacctaagtacagtggtacctccggttgcgaacagGACGTCCGGCGGTATCCCGAAGTTTTCGCAACCGGAGGACCGCTTCTGTGCACACACACGGATGTACAACTGTACACAAATAAATGTGCCAACGATATCaaaacacatacatttaaagaatttTTACCTGTTCTGGTTCTACATGACAGAACATGGAAATCTTCTCTTTTACTGAGGTATCTAGAGGCGTGGAGCATCTGCATACAATCTAGGAATGAAAACAGTAAGTTATCAAACAATACTGCACCAGGTTATAAACCTAACCTTTAGCACTTGGTAGGTTAATGAAATATGCCTTGTTGCCTTCTGCAAACAAAATGCTTCATGGCTATTTGTTGATATGGCATCATTTAAAACAACTCTCTCCACCCCATGACTTATGACATTTGAAAACTTCTATAAAACCAGCCGAGTGTTTCTACATGCCACAGCAAACTTACCAGATCTGGTGAGAGACCAAGACCCCGGAGTTCACGAACACTATTCTGGGTGGGTTTTGTCTTCTGTTCTCCTGTAGAGCTTGGCTAGCGCACAAGCATCAAGAAATATGTATGAGAAGACAGTGTGTCAAATCTACAGCCTCCAAAGTATTATGTACTGCAGCAACATATACAGCCATCATCCAGGTTTTAGCAAATCTAACAAATCActgaaggaaacagcaagcaataacagcaaaataaagtatttttcACTGACCCAGAATAATgtaaaattgattttctctgaACATCATTAGAAGACAGCTTCACATGCTATAATAAGGCTCGCTGAACAATTTAGTATTAAATGTGCCTATACTGATTAATTCCTTATCAGATGCTTTCAGGAACATGATTAAATGCTTCTATTTCGATGAACAAAACTCACAGGAATTTTGGGTATTTTTCTATGTATACAAGTAAGGCTCCACTAAATTTATTACAATACAAATGGAAGCAGCTATCAATGTTATGGCCATATACTAAGATATATACTTACATTATTTCAGAAGCCAGTGATTTCTTACTGGATATTAAATACTTGAGTAATCAACTATATGATAGCAACCTTGCCACAAAAAGCTGACATAAAAAGAAAAGTTTATGTGGCAGTAGCTCCTACTATTTCCGAAAGGATTTAATACTGTATATAGGATTTTGTAACCTAATTGTTATGATGACTATATCAAGTGAAGCAGTCGTATCTGAGATGCCAAAGCTCCAATATAAAGCATGTAAGAGggagaagacccattgaacatAGGAAGTACTTCCACGTAAACCTGTACAGGACAATTTAGGTAGTGCCTGGTAGATTCAGGTTACTTCTCCAGAGACAATCTATGCAATTTGATACAAACATCAACTAGTGTTTGCATTTTGAAACATATGAATATCGCCTGAGTTACTATATTTTACTTAATATTTTTGCCTTTAGGCCCTttttcatactttttttttttttttaagtactggtGTTCATAATGCTAAAAAAATGccaatttcatttcccatttcCAAGGACACACTTCTAATCATCTGAGATGGAGCAACATCATTAAAGAACTGATACATTTTCCAAAACTAGTTAAGAAGGTCACAAATGAAaatagtttgttttatttttagagaAACTTATTTTTCCACACTACCAAAATGAGGGAAGCTTACAAAATTTCCTTATGTACTGCTGCAACAGTCAGAAACAACAAACGCAACCTTATACTGAACATCTTACCTGTGGTACCAGACTGACATGAATATTACAAAACTTTTCCCGCTTGACTTTGAATTGAAATTGGCGGAATGCCTCGATGAAGGGCATACTTTCAATGTCTCCTACAGTTCCTCCAAGCTAAAACAGAGAGATCTAGAATTAAGCACCATACTCTGTTTTTAGAACACAAAGACAGTGTCAATGTCACTCTGTATAACTATCGGCAGTTCACCTCAAAGTATGCTATGTAATAAGATGCTGGATGATGCAAGCcataggttggatccagactaaattACCTCCACttcaatttcatttatttcaatgggtacTAAGCAATAACTAACCATCCTATCCCAGTTCTTTGAATGGAACTAAAGTTCAACTCATTCAGCCTGGATTCAAATAGAAGTGTTTACTAACCAAGCAAGATCAACCCAGAACAATTAGGTATTTGACACTTTCACATTTCCAGTTGACCCAaccaatattttttcttttaaatttcctccatatTCTGTGGCTGCAAGCAAAATCTTCCCAGAAAATTAGTGCTATATGTTATCTGGAGAACACAGGAAAGATTATGCTCTTTGGAAAGGTTACTTTAATGCAAATAAATCCTTAGATGAACAAAGATAGAACTTgctaaaaggagggagggaattgCTGACACTCTCTCAAATGCCCCTATCAGAATTCTAACCAGAGTACTGTATCAATATATGATAAAAAGATATTGGGTTGCATCCGTCTACGTTTTACTCGGAGTAGACTCACTGGATTTAATAGAGCTAGGTTAGTCATGTTTGTTAATTTCAACGAGTCTATTCCAAGTATGAGTAAAATTAGATACAACTCTTTGGCCAAATTTGCATGTTACTCTAAAAAAATACATGGATTACTGCAAACTGATGACCAGAACAAGCTGCAGCAAATCTTGGGCTCGTATGCCAcctatccctcctcctcctcccacacaaGGAGGAAGAGATCATAAATTTTCActtacacttttgctttgctgtttCATCCAAAATAGAAGAATACTGTTAATGTTAACTATGGTTTGCCTGAAACAAGCCAGCATGAAAAACAATGGCCAAGTGAGAAAGAGAATAAGCATCAGGCACAACCTTCCTACAGCTCACCCACACTGCAATACACTATGGTTTAGCAAGACACATCAACATTCAGCCTTTAACCTGTGCAACAGATCATGGATACCAACCTCAATCACACAGACTTGAGGTTCTATGCCATCGTCATCTACTGGGATTCGTGCTTGCCTCATTACCCACTCCTGGATAGCATCTGTAATGTGGGGTACAACTGCAAAACGAGACAAGAGAAGAAGTGAAGTGTTTGAAATATATTTGTCCATTTTCAAACTAAAAACAATCATAAAAACCAGTATCTTAGATTTCACATGCTCCATACCCAACACAGAGCAGTGCCCTATTAATCAACAGATATTTGTTGTGACTTGCATGTAACATGACTAGGGCTGAAATCCTATTCCTCAGCTTATGTCTTAGTTTTAGAACCCTCTCAACAGGGACTACTcttcttttatatttatttaaaataagcaGACCCTGCCACTGGAAAACTGGTATCAAGAACCAGAGCTACTATGTACCATATTTACCCAAATTTATTGCacacctttttttggccaaattagggtgcgcattagatttgatggcaccaGCAAATACTTCTTTGGTTTCAAAAATTGAGATGTGCATTAAATTCGAAGGTGCATTAGATTCACGTAAATACGGtattagaaagcactgcaaataacaaggccagtggaagtgatggtattccagctgaactatttaaaattttaaaagatgatgctgttaaggtgctacactcaatatgccagcaaatttggaaaactcagcagtggccagaagattggagaagatcagtctacatcccaatcccaaagaagggcagtgccaaagaatgctccaactaccgcacaattgcactcatctcacacgctagcaaggttatgcttaaaattctacaaggaaggctcaagcagtatgtggatcgagaactcccagaagtgcaagctggatttagaagaggcagaggaaccagagaccaaattgcaaacatgcgctggattatggagaaagctagagagttccagaaagacatctacttctgcttcattgactatgcaaaagcctttgactgtgtcgaccacagcaaactatggcaagttcttaaagaaatgggagtgcctgatcacctcatctgtctcctgagaaatctctatgtgggacaagaagctgcagttagaactggatatggaacaactgattggttcaaaattgggaaaggagtacgacaaggctgtattttgtctccctgcttatttaatttatatgcagaatacatcatgcgaaacgctgggctggatgaatcccaagctggaattaagattgccggaagaaatatcaacaacctcagatatgcagatgacacaaccttgatggcagaaagtgaggaggaattaaagaaccttttaatgagggtgaaagaggagagcgcaaaatatggtctgaagctcaacatcaaaaaaacgaagatcatggccactggtcccatcacctcctggcaaatagaaggggaagaaatggaggcagtgagagattttactttcttgggctccatgatcactgcagatggtgacagcagccacgaaattaaaagacgcctccttcttgggagaagggcaatgacaggcctagacagcatcttgagaagtagagatgtcaccttgccaacaaaggtccatatagttaaagccatggttttcccagtagtgatgtatggaagtgagagctggaccataaagaaggctgatcgccgaagaattgatgcttttgaattatggtgctggagaagactcttgagagtcccatggactg encodes the following:
- the CTPS1 gene encoding CTP synthase 1 isoform X1, coding for MKYILVTGGVISGIGKGIIASSVGTILKSCGLHVTSIKIDPYINIDAGTFSPYEHGEVFVLDDGGEVDLDLGNYERFLDIRLTKDNNLTTGKIYQYVINKERKGDYLGKTVQVVPHITDAIQEWVMRQARIPVDDDGIEPQVCVIELGGTVGDIESMPFIEAFRQFQFKVKREKFCNIHVSLVPQPSSTGEQKTKPTQNSVRELRGLGLSPDLIVCRCSTPLDTSVKEKISMFCHVEPEQVICVHDVSSIYRVPLLLEEQGVVDYFRHRLDLPIEKQPRRMLMKWKEMADRYDRLLETCSIALVGKYTKFSDSYASVIKALEHSALAINHKLEIKYIDSADLEPATLQEEPVRYHEAWQKLCSADGILVPGGFGVRGTEGKIQAISWARKQKKPFLGVCLGMQLAVVEFARNILGWKDANSTEFDPKTTHPVIVDMPEHNPGQMGGTMRLGKRKTVFHTKNSVMRKLYGDGDYLEERHRHRYEVNPELKNTFEENGLKFVGQDVEGERMEVVELEEHPFFVGVQFHPEFLSRPIKPSPPYFGLLLASAGRLTHYLQKGCRLSPRDTYSDRSGSSSPDSEITELKFTAVNHE